From the Roseateles sp. XES5 genome, one window contains:
- a CDS encoding ABC transporter ATP-binding protein/permease, with translation MWPSDRPDLKMRVVWASLFLLASKIVLLLVPYFFKWATDALNDKPDAVGLLPTFLLGAVMLVLAYNGARILQAGLNQLRDALFASVGQYAVRQLAYRTFVHLHRLSLRFHLERRTGGLSRVIERGTKGIETIVRFTILNSVPTFIEFLLTAAVFWQGYGLQYLLVTAATVWLYIWFTVRASDWRISIRRSMNDSDTEANTKAIDSLLNFETVKYFGNEEMEARRFDQSMERYEKAATQVWTSLGWLNFGQALIFGVGMAIMMAMSALAVQRGEQTVGDFVFINAMLIQLAIPLNFIGFVYREIRQGLTDIEQMFDLLEVEQEVQDKPGAKDLVVADGAISFKDVHFAYDPARPILKGISFDVPAGKTVAVVGPSGAGKSTLSRLLYRFYDVQEGAITVDGQDVRDVTQKSLRKVIGMVPQDTVLFNDTIAYNIRYGRPGASDAEVSAAAEAAQIGPFIHQLPEGFKAMVGERGLKLSGGEKQRVAIARTILKSPPILILDEATSALDTRTEQEIQAALDVVSKNRTTLVIAHRLSTVISADEIIVLKDGGIAERGTHGELMQRDDGLYASMWNRQREAVQAEERLKQVRESDDLGIVTRGAPAAE, from the coding sequence ATGTGGCCCTCCGACCGGCCGGACCTGAAGATGCGCGTCGTCTGGGCCTCGCTCTTCCTGCTGGCCTCGAAGATCGTGCTGCTGCTGGTGCCCTATTTCTTCAAATGGGCGACCGATGCGCTGAACGACAAGCCCGATGCCGTCGGCCTGCTGCCGACCTTCCTGCTCGGCGCCGTCATGCTGGTGCTGGCCTATAACGGCGCGCGCATCCTGCAGGCCGGCCTCAACCAGCTGCGCGACGCGCTCTTTGCCAGCGTCGGGCAATATGCCGTGCGCCAGCTCGCCTATCGCACCTTCGTGCACCTGCACCGCCTGTCGCTGCGCTTCCATCTGGAGCGGCGCACCGGCGGCCTGTCGCGCGTCATCGAGCGCGGCACCAAGGGCATCGAGACCATCGTGCGCTTCACGATCCTCAACTCCGTGCCCACCTTCATCGAATTCCTCTTGACCGCCGCCGTCTTCTGGCAGGGCTACGGGCTGCAATACCTGCTCGTCACCGCCGCCACCGTCTGGCTCTACATCTGGTTCACGGTCCGGGCGAGCGACTGGCGCATTTCCATCCGCCGCTCGATGAACGACAGTGACACGGAGGCCAACACCAAGGCCATCGACTCGCTGCTCAACTTCGAGACCGTCAAGTATTTCGGCAACGAGGAGATGGAGGCGAGGCGCTTCGACCAGTCCATGGAGCGCTACGAGAAGGCCGCGACGCAGGTCTGGACCTCGCTCGGCTGGCTGAACTTCGGCCAGGCGCTGATCTTCGGCGTCGGCATGGCGATCATGATGGCGATGTCGGCGCTGGCCGTGCAACGCGGCGAGCAGACGGTCGGCGACTTCGTCTTCATCAATGCGATGCTGATCCAGCTCGCCATCCCGCTCAACTTCATCGGTTTCGTCTACCGCGAAATCCGCCAGGGCCTGACGGATATCGAGCAGATGTTCGACCTGCTCGAAGTGGAGCAGGAAGTGCAGGACAAGCCCGGCGCCAAGGACCTCGTCGTCGCCGACGGCGCGATCTCCTTCAAGGACGTGCATTTCGCCTATGACCCGGCGCGGCCGATCCTCAAGGGCATTTCCTTCGATGTGCCGGCCGGCAAGACCGTCGCCGTCGTCGGCCCCTCGGGGGCGGGCAAGTCGACGCTCTCGCGCCTGCTCTACCGTTTCTACGACGTGCAGGAGGGTGCGATCACCGTCGACGGGCAGGACGTGCGCGACGTCACGCAGAAGAGCCTGCGCAAGGTGATCGGCATGGTGCCGCAGGACACCGTGCTCTTCAACGACACCATCGCCTACAACATCCGCTACGGCCGGCCCGGCGCGAGCGACGCGGAGGTTTCCGCCGCCGCCGAGGCCGCGCAGATCGGTCCCTTCATCCACCAGCTGCCGGAAGGCTTCAAGGCGATGGTCGGCGAACGCGGCCTGAAGCTGTCGGGCGGCGAGAAGCAGCGCGTCGCCATCGCCCGCACCATCCTGAAGAGCCCGCCGATCCTCATCCTCGACGAGGCGACCTCGGCGCTCGACACCCGCACGGAGCAGGAAATCCAGGCCGCGCTCGACGTGGTCTCGAAGAACCGCACCACGCTCGTCATCGCCCACCGCCTCTCCACCGTCATTTCCGCCGACGAGATCATCGTGCTGAAGGACGGCGGGATCGCCGAACGCGGCACGCATGGCGAACTCATGCAGCGCGACGACGGCCTCTATGCCTCCATGTGGAACCGCCAGCGCGAGGCCGTGCAGGCCGAGGAACGGCTGAAGCAGGTGCGCGAGAGCGACGACCTCGGCATCGTCACGCGCGGCGCGCCGGCGGCGGAGTGA
- a CDS encoding histidine kinase — protein MKQILLAIALIAAPAAAFTAFELYASNVPAQAANLGDLSSFKAIVADVQGLAAKGDLAGAAKRITDYETAWDQAETAIRPLDQNGWNTIDAASDAALKALRQPDLSADAVNGTLTALMAALDHPDKPAS, from the coding sequence ATGAAACAGATCCTTCTCGCCATCGCGTTGATTGCCGCGCCGGCCGCGGCCTTCACCGCATTTGAACTCTACGCCAGCAATGTGCCCGCCCAGGCGGCGAACCTTGGCGATCTTTCCTCCTTCAAGGCGATCGTCGCCGACGTTCAGGGCCTTGCCGCCAAGGGAGACCTCGCCGGGGCGGCAAAGCGCATCACCGACTACGAAACGGCGTGGGACCAGGCCGAGACGGCAATCCGTCCGTTGGATCAGAACGGCTGGAACACGATCGATGCCGCCTCCGACGCCGCGCTGAAGGCGCTACGCCAGCCCGACCTGTCGGCCGATGCCGTCAACGGGACGCTCACCGCCCTGATGGCGGCTCTCGACCATCCGGACAAGCCCGCTTCCTAG
- a CDS encoding response regulator transcription factor, whose product MRVLVIEDDVMLGQALVRALGDAGMSADWVRDGQTGSEAAAVGGHSLVLLDLGLPGRSGLEILRGLRGGGDKRPVLVITARDGLDERVAGLDLGADDYLVKPFEVKELLARMRAVLRRHGGQATSVLATREIELDLSSHEVRYRGTCEVLPAREFALLHSLLERPGAILSRSQLEERLYGWGEEVESNAIDVLIHYVRRKFDKDIIRNIRGAGWMIPK is encoded by the coding sequence ATGCGTGTTCTTGTGATCGAAGACGATGTCATGCTCGGCCAGGCCCTCGTGCGGGCCTTGGGCGATGCCGGCATGTCGGCGGACTGGGTCCGGGACGGGCAGACCGGCAGCGAAGCCGCCGCCGTCGGCGGTCATAGCCTCGTGCTGCTCGATCTCGGCCTTCCCGGCCGGTCGGGGCTGGAGATCCTGCGCGGCCTGCGCGGCGGGGGCGACAAGCGGCCCGTTCTGGTGATCACGGCCCGCGACGGCCTCGACGAGCGCGTCGCCGGGCTCGACCTGGGGGCGGACGACTATCTGGTGAAGCCATTCGAGGTGAAGGAACTGCTGGCGCGCATGCGCGCGGTGCTGCGGCGCCATGGCGGCCAGGCGACATCCGTACTCGCCACCCGTGAGATCGAACTTGATCTGTCGAGCCATGAGGTGCGCTATCGCGGGACCTGCGAAGTATTGCCGGCGCGCGAGTTCGCGCTGCTCCATTCGCTGCTGGAACGTCCCGGAGCCATTCTTTCCCGCAGCCAGCTCGAAGAACGGCTCTACGGCTGGGGCGAGGAGGTGGAAAGCAACGCGATCGATGTGCTCATCCATTACGTGCGGCGCAAGTTCGACAAGGACATCATCCGCAATATCAGGGGCGCCGGCTGGATGATCCCGAAATGA
- a CDS encoding TIGR00730 family Rossman fold protein: MSEQTLPIRSVCVYCGSQPGRDSAYINAGRRLGKAMAENHLRLVYGGGTKGIMGAVASGVLSHGGRVTGIIPQFLVDMEATRHSLGQLSELIITPDMHERKHKMFDRADAFVALPGGIGTLEEIVEVMTWAQLGRHRKPMVFANIGGFWDPMLKLIRHMADEGFIHTAHLVQPLVIDDPEEIVAALVEHWAGQIDREGEAEIIARL, encoded by the coding sequence ATGAGCGAACAAACCCTGCCGATTCGATCCGTCTGCGTCTACTGCGGCTCCCAGCCCGGACGCGATTCCGCCTACATCAATGCCGGGCGCCGTCTCGGCAAGGCCATGGCGGAAAATCACCTCCGCCTCGTCTATGGCGGCGGCACGAAGGGCATCATGGGCGCCGTCGCCAGCGGCGTGCTTTCGCATGGCGGCCGCGTGACCGGCATCATACCGCAATTCCTCGTGGATATGGAGGCCACCCGTCATTCGCTGGGCCAGCTCAGCGAGTTGATCATCACGCCCGACATGCACGAGCGCAAACACAAGATGTTCGACCGTGCCGACGCCTTCGTGGCGCTGCCGGGCGGCATCGGCACGCTGGAGGAAATCGTCGAGGTGATGACCTGGGCGCAGCTCGGCCGCCACCGCAAGCCGATGGTCTTCGCCAATATCGGCGGCTTCTGGGACCCGATGCTCAAGCTCATCCGCCACATGGCCGACGAGGGCTTCATTCACACCGCCCATCTCGTCCAGCCGCTGGTCATCGACGATCCGGAAGAGATCGTCGCCGCGCTGGTGGAGCACTGGGCCGGCCAGATCGATCGCGAGGGCGAAGCCGAGATCATCGCCCGGCTGTGA
- a CDS encoding ATP-binding protein, translating into MTAKLSIRRTAFLWLAGLMAIIGVCAAAASYALVQNEAADFLDNQLRQIALYVGHERSSPAASADSTARYDPEDDLVVQVWDSSGRALRQSHPAVEIPRQRATGFTDIAIDQGHWRVYTLVAPDRTVQISQDRTVRQELATSAALQAALPIIVLIPLSLLTLGWIIDRIMARLNRLAGTVAMWDTTADVPVPTGEVPAEVIPFVSAINLLLARLHALLDRQRQFISDAAHELRTPLAALQIQIDNLRHDDRDGRFSERLAELDAGIGRATALVGKLLRLARYDAREAAPAPQPIDLVRLAIDTVARLTPLAESRNIDLGITRQDKAVAMGALADFQIVLDNLVENAVRYTPPGGIVDVAVRVAERDVHIEVSDTGPGIAQDDMPRIFERFFRAGAQDSEGSGLGLAIAKAAADRQGAELTLAMRADGPGLVARFRVLPVSGSVPP; encoded by the coding sequence ATGACGGCGAAGCTGTCGATCCGTCGCACGGCCTTCCTGTGGCTAGCCGGCCTGATGGCCATCATCGGCGTCTGTGCGGCGGCGGCATCCTACGCCCTCGTTCAGAACGAGGCCGCCGATTTCCTCGACAATCAGTTGCGGCAGATCGCACTTTATGTCGGCCATGAGCGGTCGTCACCGGCAGCGAGCGCGGACAGCACCGCACGGTACGATCCCGAAGACGACCTGGTCGTTCAAGTCTGGGATTCGTCCGGCCGCGCGCTGCGGCAATCGCATCCCGCTGTCGAAATCCCCCGGCAACGGGCGACCGGTTTTACCGATATCGCGATCGACCAGGGCCATTGGCGCGTCTACACGCTGGTCGCGCCGGATCGAACGGTGCAGATCTCCCAGGATAGGACCGTCCGGCAGGAACTCGCCACCAGTGCGGCGCTGCAGGCGGCGCTCCCGATCATCGTTCTCATTCCCCTTTCCCTGCTGACATTGGGCTGGATCATCGATCGGATCATGGCGCGGCTCAACCGCCTGGCCGGTACGGTCGCCATGTGGGACACCACGGCGGATGTCCCGGTTCCGACCGGCGAGGTGCCCGCCGAAGTCATTCCGTTCGTCAGCGCGATCAATCTCTTGCTCGCGCGGCTTCATGCCCTGTTGGATCGCCAGCGGCAGTTCATTTCGGATGCGGCCCATGAATTGCGCACCCCGCTCGCGGCCTTGCAGATTCAGATCGACAACCTGCGCCATGACGATCGGGACGGCCGGTTTTCCGAGCGCCTGGCCGAGCTCGATGCAGGGATCGGCAGGGCCACCGCCCTTGTCGGAAAGCTCTTGCGGTTGGCGCGGTATGATGCCCGGGAAGCAGCGCCGGCGCCGCAGCCCATCGATCTCGTGCGGTTGGCGATCGATACGGTCGCGCGTCTGACCCCCTTGGCCGAAAGCCGGAACATCGACCTCGGCATCACCCGGCAGGACAAGGCGGTTGCGATGGGTGCGCTGGCCGATTTCCAAATCGTCCTCGACAACCTGGTGGAAAACGCCGTGCGCTATACCCCGCCGGGCGGAATCGTTGACGTTGCGGTGCGCGTTGCCGAACGGGACGTCCATATCGAGGTCAGCGATACCGGCCCCGGCATCGCGCAGGACGACATGCCGCGTATCTTCGAGCGGTTCTTCCGGGCAGGAGCCCAGGACAGCGAGGGAAGCGGCCTGGGATTGGCAATCGCGAAGGCGGCGGCCGACAGGCAGGGCGCAGAGCTCACGCTCGCCATGCGCGCGGATGGGCCCGGTCTCGTCGCCCGCTTCCGGGTTCTGCCGGTTTCGGGCAGCGTGCCGCCCTGA
- the pssA gene encoding CDP-diacylglycerol--serine O-phosphatidyltransferase — protein MDTPFSNEEPNGSNDDEARGPRLREIPLRIMIPNIITVLAICAGLTGIRLAFENRYELAVGMVLLAAFLDGIDGRIARLLKATSKFGGQMDSLADIVNFGVAPALVLYVFILDQARSFGWIAALIYAIAAGLRLARFNVMAERETKAKWQSEYFVGVPAPAGAMLVLLPVYLGFLGIAPSPLFAYLAAGYTMVIGFLLVSRLPVWSGKSEGSRIRRDLVLPFILLVVIYVATLMSFTWETMVVTVVAYLATLPFGARSWQRKYGGWTAPATHGASEFPEETDGH, from the coding sequence ATGGACACGCCGTTTTCAAACGAAGAGCCGAATGGCTCGAACGACGACGAGGCTCGCGGCCCGCGCCTGCGCGAGATACCGCTGCGCATCATGATCCCGAATATCATCACGGTCCTCGCCATCTGCGCGGGCCTGACGGGCATCCGCCTTGCCTTCGAGAACCGCTATGAGCTGGCCGTCGGCATGGTGCTGCTCGCCGCCTTCCTCGACGGCATCGACGGGCGCATCGCCCGCCTGCTCAAGGCGACGTCGAAATTCGGCGGCCAGATGGATTCGCTGGCCGACATCGTCAATTTCGGCGTCGCGCCGGCGCTCGTGCTCTATGTCTTCATTCTCGATCAGGCGCGTTCCTTCGGCTGGATCGCCGCGCTGATCTACGCCATCGCCGCGGGCCTGCGCCTTGCGCGCTTCAACGTCATGGCCGAGCGCGAGACCAAGGCGAAGTGGCAGTCGGAATATTTCGTCGGCGTGCCGGCGCCGGCCGGCGCCATGCTGGTGCTGCTGCCGGTCTATCTCGGCTTCCTCGGCATCGCGCCGAGCCCGCTCTTCGCGTATCTGGCCGCCGGCTATACGATGGTGATCGGCTTCCTGCTCGTCAGCCGCCTGCCGGTCTGGTCCGGCAAGTCGGAAGGCAGCCGCATCCGCCGCGACCTCGTGCTGCCGTTCATCCTGCTCGTCGTCATCTATGTCGCGACGCTGATGAGTTTCACCTGGGAAACCATGGTGGTGACGGTCGTCGCCTATCTCGCGACCCTGCCGTTCGGCGCGCGCTCCTGGCAGCGCAAATATGGCGGCTGGACCGCGCCGGCGACGCATGGCGCAAGCGAGTTCCCGGAAGAGACCGACGGCCACTAG
- a CDS encoding VOC family protein, with product MPNLENLRKQAKQYLRWHRERHHPVAAVLRAALPRFKDQTDRAILDAPFTLGDAQTLVARQNGFSDWQALVSGAAGMTPSPERTTTGPVLGGAEPVLYVTDFAASLAFFTQSLGFAVDFTYGEPPYYGVVARDSARLCLRLVNEPVFVGDVRARAELLSAAIPLESAAAIKQLFLDYQAAGVSFHLPLKTQPWGARNFILSDPDGNLILFAAPAE from the coding sequence ATGCCAAATCTCGAAAACCTCAGGAAGCAGGCCAAGCAATATCTGCGCTGGCACCGCGAACGGCACCATCCGGTGGCGGCGGTCCTGCGCGCGGCCCTGCCCCGTTTCAAGGATCAGACCGACCGTGCGATCCTCGATGCCCCGTTCACGCTCGGCGATGCGCAGACGCTCGTCGCCCGGCAGAACGGCTTTTCCGATTGGCAGGCGCTCGTCTCAGGAGCAGCAGGCATGACCCCTTCCCCCGAAAGAACGACGACCGGCCCCGTGCTCGGCGGTGCGGAGCCGGTGCTCTACGTCACCGACTTTGCCGCATCCCTTGCCTTCTTCACGCAAAGCCTCGGCTTTGCGGTTGATTTCACCTATGGCGAACCGCCCTACTATGGCGTCGTTGCACGCGACAGCGCCCGGCTCTGCCTGCGGCTGGTGAACGAGCCCGTCTTCGTCGGCGATGTCAGGGCGCGCGCGGAGCTGCTTTCGGCCGCGATCCCCCTTGAGAGCGCGGCGGCGATCAAGCAGCTCTTCCTCGATTATCAGGCGGCGGGCGTTTCCTTCCACCTGCCGCTGAAGACCCAGCCCTGGGGCGCGCGGAACTTCATCCTCAGCGACCCGGACGGCAACCTGATCCTCTTCGCCGCCCCGGCCGAATGA
- a CDS encoding LysM peptidoglycan-binding domain-containing protein: MMKNKTGLVALIVLAVATLLMVFFVLPGMNKDKPEQTPATALLDKPAEGGGETTTADGKQARATPGEATPGEATAEGEKPAAEGEAAATQQASADAAQQTAAETAKAATDPAAGWVTPAFDLLRVEPDGSTVIAGRGQPNTKLEIKNGETVVATADIGPEGDFAAVFDQPLAAGDYQLTLATKDDKGASKTSEEVATVSVPKDGTGELLAMVSKPGEASRLITVPETVAKAAGAAVETAQKSVDQPAGETASATSGTASATTETKTAETADAAKMTTEAAAVAGDAGTAQVRVSAVELEGKRMFIAGTAKPGALVRIYADDTLVGEAKADDQGRYVADGTIDLSVGRHTVRADVMSPDGSKVDLRASVPFDRPEGEQVAVVAQDNATADTGPALGLIGGGTFDKLRGEADKAIALLKGLYANGRLPSVEELAAARSATEIALKSLAEFKPGEEEGEAARAMAAKASAAAASALARLHALPADAGAVGEALGSIETAVADALAPAIEKAEAVVGNVTAAADTSIEGLAAQATALQQQFVGLFSDGRNATTAEIQTARTALEGVLKGIAGFAAPADTAADVSAAIEKLKGWASTALARLAAVPAGAGKEAYQQALVALEGMPSLSAAASAVATAGSATSESTANESTTTQNAVSEGNGQAAATGEGGTAASGSAATSGEAVAEEPETVEQAPLQASKTSVIIRRGDTLWQISRRIYGKGVRYTTIYLANEDQINDPDRIIPGQVFGVPDKTSESDAEAEQMHRKHVRGN, from the coding sequence ATGATGAAGAACAAGACCGGCCTTGTGGCTCTGATCGTGCTGGCGGTGGCGACGCTGCTCATGGTTTTCTTCGTGTTGCCCGGCATGAACAAGGACAAGCCGGAGCAAACGCCGGCGACGGCGCTGCTCGACAAGCCGGCCGAAGGCGGTGGCGAGACCACGACGGCCGACGGCAAGCAGGCCCGCGCGACGCCCGGCGAAGCGACGCCTGGCGAGGCGACCGCTGAGGGCGAAAAGCCCGCCGCCGAAGGCGAGGCCGCCGCCACGCAGCAGGCGTCCGCCGATGCCGCGCAGCAGACCGCCGCGGAAACGGCCAAGGCCGCGACCGATCCGGCCGCCGGCTGGGTGACGCCCGCCTTCGATCTTCTCCGCGTCGAGCCGGACGGTTCCACGGTCATTGCCGGCCGCGGCCAGCCGAACACCAAGCTTGAGATCAAGAACGGCGAGACGGTCGTCGCGACCGCCGATATCGGCCCCGAAGGCGATTTCGCCGCCGTGTTCGACCAGCCGCTGGCCGCCGGCGACTATCAGCTGACGCTTGCGACCAAGGACGACAAGGGCGCCTCGAAGACCTCCGAAGAGGTCGCGACCGTCTCCGTGCCGAAGGACGGCACCGGCGAACTGCTCGCCATGGTGTCCAAGCCCGGCGAGGCGAGCCGCCTGATCACCGTTCCGGAAACGGTCGCGAAGGCGGCGGGCGCCGCGGTTGAAACCGCGCAGAAATCCGTCGACCAGCCGGCCGGCGAAACGGCCTCCGCGACCAGCGGGACGGCTTCCGCCACGACCGAGACGAAGACTGCCGAAACGGCGGACGCCGCCAAGATGACCACCGAGGCGGCTGCCGTTGCGGGCGATGCCGGCACGGCGCAGGTCCGCGTGTCCGCCGTCGAACTGGAAGGCAAGCGCATGTTCATCGCCGGCACGGCCAAGCCCGGCGCGCTGGTGCGCATCTATGCCGACGACACGCTGGTGGGCGAGGCGAAGGCGGACGACCAGGGCCGCTACGTCGCCGACGGCACCATCGACCTTTCCGTCGGCCGCCACACGGTGCGCGCCGACGTCATGAGCCCTGACGGCAGCAAGGTCGACCTGCGCGCTTCCGTGCCCTTCGATCGGCCGGAAGGCGAGCAGGTCGCCGTGGTGGCGCAGGACAATGCCACTGCCGATACCGGCCCGGCGCTCGGCCTCATCGGCGGCGGCACCTTCGACAAGCTGCGCGGCGAGGCCGACAAGGCGATCGCGCTGCTGAAGGGCCTCTATGCGAACGGCCGCCTGCCGAGCGTCGAGGAACTGGCCGCGGCCCGTTCCGCGACGGAAATCGCGCTGAAGTCGCTCGCCGAGTTCAAGCCCGGCGAAGAAGAGGGCGAGGCTGCCCGCGCCATGGCGGCCAAGGCTTCGGCCGCTGCCGCCTCGGCGCTTGCCCGCCTGCACGCGCTGCCGGCCGATGCCGGCGCCGTGGGCGAAGCGCTCGGCTCCATCGAGACCGCCGTCGCCGACGCGCTCGCGCCGGCCATCGAGAAGGCGGAAGCCGTTGTCGGCAACGTCACCGCCGCCGCCGACACCTCCATCGAGGGGCTGGCCGCGCAGGCGACCGCGCTCCAGCAGCAGTTCGTCGGCCTGTTCTCCGACGGCCGCAACGCGACGACGGCGGAAATCCAGACCGCGCGCACCGCGCTCGAAGGCGTGCTGAAGGGCATTGCCGGCTTTGCCGCCCCGGCCGATACGGCCGCGGATGTCTCCGCCGCCATCGAGAAGCTGAAGGGCTGGGCGTCCACCGCGCTCGCGCGCCTTGCCGCCGTGCCCGCGGGCGCCGGCAAGGAAGCCTACCAGCAGGCGCTCGTCGCGCTCGAGGGCATGCCCTCGCTGAGCGCGGCGGCCAGTGCCGTGGCGACCGCCGGTTCGGCGACAAGCGAAAGCACGGCAAACGAAAGCACGACGACGCAGAACGCCGTGAGCGAAGGCAACGGGCAGGCCGCGGCGACGGGCGAGGGCGGCACCGCCGCTTCCGGTTCCGCCGCGACGTCCGGCGAGGCCGTGGCCGAGGAGCCGGAAACGGTCGAGCAGGCGCCCCTCCAGGCGAGCAAGACCTCGGTCATCATCCGCCGCGGCGACACGCTGTGGCAGATCTCCCGCCGCATCTACGGCAAGGGCGTGCGCTACACGACGATCTACCTCGCCAACGAGGACCAGATCAACGACCCGGACCGCATCATCCCCGGCCAGGTCTTCGGCGTGCCGGACAAGACCTCGGAGAGCGATGCCGAGGCGGAACAGATGCACCGCAAGCACGTGCGTGGAAATTGA
- the rarD gene encoding EamA family transporter RarD, translated as MADANSSSGPQSGDSPRGFAFALTAYVLWGFLPFFMKAVAHIPAPEVVAHRIVWSVPLAGLVLIWLGRTSEVKVALRSPRMIAMATLTATLITINWGIYVWAIGAGRAIETALGYYINPLFSIFLGAVLLKEKLDRAQMVAIGLAVIAVGILAYDAGGLPWVSLSLCMSWGFYAFCRKALPIGPNQGFFLEVLLLSVPALGYIVWLESSGQGHFGDTGMADVLWLLACGVVTAIPLMIYANGAKLLRLSTIGIMQYIAPTMIFLIAVFAFGEPFGTTKLIAFAFIWAALVIYSGAMLRTARARRVAAAELKPAE; from the coding sequence ATGGCCGACGCAAATTCCTCCAGCGGCCCCCAGTCCGGCGATTCGCCGCGCGGTTTCGCCTTCGCCCTGACGGCCTATGTGCTGTGGGGCTTCCTGCCCTTCTTCATGAAGGCGGTGGCGCATATTCCCGCGCCCGAAGTGGTGGCGCACCGTATCGTCTGGTCGGTGCCGCTCGCCGGCCTCGTGCTGATCTGGCTCGGCCGCACCTCCGAGGTGAAGGTCGCGCTGCGCTCGCCGCGCATGATCGCCATGGCGACGCTGACGGCCACCCTGATCACCATCAACTGGGGCATCTATGTCTGGGCCATCGGCGCCGGCCGGGCCATCGAGACGGCGCTCGGCTATTACATCAATCCGCTCTTCTCGATCTTCCTCGGCGCCGTGCTGCTGAAGGAAAAGCTCGACCGCGCGCAGATGGTGGCGATCGGCCTTGCCGTCATCGCGGTCGGCATTCTCGCCTACGATGCCGGCGGCCTTCCCTGGGTTTCGCTGAGCCTGTGCATGTCCTGGGGCTTCTACGCCTTCTGCCGCAAGGCGCTGCCCATCGGGCCCAACCAGGGCTTCTTCCTGGAAGTGCTGCTGCTCAGCGTGCCGGCGCTCGGCTATATCGTCTGGCTGGAATCCTCGGGGCAGGGCCATTTCGGCGATACGGGCATGGCCGACGTCTTATGGCTGCTCGCCTGCGGCGTCGTCACCGCCATTCCGCTGATGATCTACGCCAATGGCGCGAAACTCCTCAGGCTCTCCACCATCGGCATCATGCAGTATATCGCGCCGACCATGATCTTCCTCATCGCCGTCTTCGCCTTCGGCGAACCCTTCGGCACGACGAAGCTCATCGCCTTCGCCTTCATCTGGGCGGCGCTGGTCATCTATTCCGGCGCGATGCTGCGCACGGCACGCGCCCGGCGCGTCGCGGCGGCCGAGCTGAAGCCGGCCGAATGA
- a CDS encoding phosphatidylserine decarboxylase gives MSLVDTVRSTLVPIHREGWKFVAIFFVVSLLLGLLWTPLMWIGFVLTAWCAYFFRDPERLTPQDDDLVISPADGRVSAIALVTPPAELELGDQPMLRISVFMNVFNCHVNRAPMRGRVSRVAYRAGKFLNADLDKASQENERNGLVIDSAHGRIGVVQIAGLVARRILCWTALNDSLEAGERFGLIRFGSRLDVFLPEGAQPRVSLGQTAIAGETVLAEFGSAKGPVVSRRG, from the coding sequence ATGAGTTTGGTCGATACGGTACGCAGCACCCTGGTGCCGATCCATCGGGAAGGCTGGAAGTTCGTGGCGATCTTTTTCGTCGTCTCGCTGCTCCTCGGTCTCCTGTGGACGCCGCTGATGTGGATCGGCTTCGTGCTGACCGCCTGGTGCGCCTATTTCTTCCGCGATCCCGAGCGCCTGACGCCGCAGGACGACGACCTCGTCATCAGCCCGGCGGACGGCCGCGTTTCGGCCATCGCCCTCGTGACGCCGCCGGCCGAACTCGAGCTTGGCGACCAGCCGATGCTGCGCATCTCGGTCTTCATGAACGTCTTCAACTGCCATGTGAACCGCGCGCCGATGCGCGGCCGCGTTTCGCGCGTCGCCTATCGCGCCGGCAAGTTCCTCAATGCCGATCTCGACAAGGCGAGCCAGGAGAACGAGCGCAACGGCCTCGTCATCGACAGCGCTCATGGCCGGATCGGCGTCGTGCAGATCGCCGGCCTCGTCGCCCGCCGCATCCTGTGCTGGACCGCCCTGAACGACAGCCTGGAAGCCGGCGAGCGCTTCGGCCTCATCCGTTTCGGCTCGCGTCTCGACGTGTTCCTGCCGGAAGGGGCCCAGCCGCGCGTCAGCCTCGGCCAGACGGCCATTGCCGGCGAAACGGTGCTGGCGGAGTTCGGCTCGGCCAAGGGACCGGTCGTCAGCCGCCGCGGTTGA